Sequence from the Nerophis ophidion isolate RoL-2023_Sa linkage group LG10, RoL_Noph_v1.0, whole genome shotgun sequence genome:
aaagaaaaatatattGGGTAGCTTATGTTATCATTTGTGGTTTACCagaaaacaattgttttttaaaaaaaataatatttttcacgATTACTAAGTTTATGCAATGAAAAGTTTTACCGACACAAACAAAATTATTCGTGTTTACGGTAGTCACTCACCCTTTCTCGTCAACACATACGCACAGCgagcatgtgtatacatacaaaagcagtcctagagaagcaacaaacaatttgctcTCATGTTGTTATTATAATAGAATACAAAATTAATGACAGCTAACACTAACTATGCAAAtcactattattagctaacaacacctaaagGAAATGCAAGTGCATGTGTTACGCGCATACATAGTTATTTAATTATGTCCTAAAAGTCTGAGGGCGGTATATAATgcttaaaatacattggaaagttagcaccCGCTAGGCAtccgtgtaaatgttgcaaacagcccctttaaacaCCTTAGTCTAATTTATGCAAAGGTGGACATGTCTGCAGgcttgatgggaaaatgcaaacaAGAGAAACATAAGCGCTTGTTAAACAATTAGTGCAAATGGGAGAATAATaccttttttcatttaatttttcatttagtTGTGttatttatgttcatattttaGGTGTCTGGAATATATTAATAGgatttacctattttttttttcaattttcttttttctaagcttttaaaatgtatttatggcCAAACAAATTGAGCTACTGCTGTATTTATTCATATTATTGCTCAATCTTTTCTTCTATTCATCCTTATCTGAAGTATTTGCTTTGCCAACAGATGAACAGTATTTTGCAAACACAAAAGAAAGATTTTCAGTAAAAGTTGACAGAAGCGTTTCCCCAAACTGAACTCTTGTCCATCTGCTAAGAGCCGTCGCCACCAAGAACTTTGGCTGTATTTTTAGATCCTTTTGCAACACTTGGCAATCGTCTGCAAGTCTGGCGATTAAAGTAACACAATCTTGGGCAGGACCAAGTAGAGCCGCCCTCCCTGCAGGAGCAGATATTCCCCACATTGTTGCTCTTCTCTCCATTTTCATTTTGCTTTATGGGCCCAGCAGGGTTTGTGCTCCACTTTTGCGTCAGCGAGTTTATCCCCTGATTCTCATTTAGTTTTATGATCTATGCATGCCATCATAAATGTTTGAACATATAGATGTACTTCATTAATCCCATGGTGGGAATGAAACATTTTTTGGCTTGTTGTTTATGGTGTTAGTGGAATATGTAGAGTTGGTGCATGTTTAATAGGGATTATTTTCACCATCCTAGTCTCACTCATGTCTGCTAAAAGTCACTGTCAATGCATGCTAAGACATCCCCCCCTCCCAAAAAGTCTACTCACTTATATTATAGTGTTTGCACACATTAACTCAATCCTTTATGTGCTGCATAtcctttttatttgttttggcgTGACTTCTATTTGTTGGGAGATCATAAAAGTTTAATCTGATTTTAGAAGTACAGTCTTAAATAAACTCTCTTGCTTTTTAATAAATTCATATTTCCATGGAAACAATCTGTTTCGGCGGGAATCGGATTGTGTTTTATTTGCTCGACACCAAGGACGCCAAAATCCATGTTGTTTGAAAAAGAGATTCCAAGGCTGTTTTTAAAGCTTGTTTATCAGAAGGAGGACAAATGGTTGAAGTTGACTTCTTCATGCTGACACCAAATGAAGATTATCTGTCAGTATTCCACATCATCAAGTCAAACCACATTGGAATGATCCTGGGAAGTCATTACACTTACTGTAATGAGTTACATATTACATAAAgacctcagaccacaggtgcaacatgcccaggacagcctgcagtttgcgtaccaggaaggagttggtgtggaggatgctatcctttacctgctgcatcgagcccactcacacctggataagggaaatggcactgtgaggatcctgttcctggacttctcgaatgcctttaataccatccagccccgcctccttcaggacaagctctacaaaatgcaagtggacccctgcctggttgcctggatttcgtaCTACCTCactgacaggccacagtacgtcagactgaaggacatcacgtctgacactgtgatcagcagcaccggagcaccgcagggaacggtgctggcccctcttctcttcactctgtacaccgctgacttctgctacaactcagagctgtgtcacatccagaagtacgcggatgacacagccatcgtcgggtgcatcagggacggcagagaggaggagtttcggaacctggtgagggactttgttgtctggtgccacacgaacgtcttgcagctcaatccgtcaaagaccaaggagctggtcattgactttgggaggtcgagtccacggtcacaacctattgtgatcgagggagttgaggtacagaccgtggactcattcaagtacctcggggtttgggtggacaataagctggactggactgttaacacggaccaccagtacaagaaaggacagagtagggtgtacttcctcaggagactgcactccttcaacatttgtagaaaactcctgtggatgtactaccagtctgtggttgccagtgttctgttctacatggtagtgtgctgggggggcagtacatctaagaaggacatctccagacttgagaaactgatcaggcgggccggttctacaatcggaatgaaactggactcactggtgacggtggcagagaagaggactgttgacaaactagtgagcatcctggatgatgccagtcaacctctgcatagcgttatcagtagccagaggagcctgttcagtgctatactgcttcatcccaagtgcaggactaatagactcaagaactcctttgtcccacacgccattagactgtacaacccctctctgggacgggggacggggggaattaggatgacaggggatgcaaaacattaagagtgcaatatgttttcataacatggtcactactgcctactttgtcttgttatattcttattttactgttatattgttattcccattgtttttattctttttgtaatatttctctattttgtttccttttaaacccccattatttacttttttctttaaattgatctcaactctgtacactgctgctggaattttaattttcctgaaggaactctcctgaaggaatcaataaagtactatctatctatctaaatgaaACACAAGGAAGTTTTTGAACATCTCAAATGTGATTATTTGCATACACACGTGAATGCCCGCCCTACATAGTACCTCTGTGTGTCTAATCACAACCTCCACTTCCTGTAGGAGTTTTCACACTGAGCTTGAGTTGCTGACTTGAACAGGACTACAGAGGAACACTTCAAGAAATTAACTTTTCATAGGCTGGATAGGAGAACATATACAGAGGAACCTCGATTTATGAATTTacttggttcttgaacatggtttgtaAATCCAGAAGTTTGCATCGTGAAGCAAAGTTCCCCAtatgaaacaatgtaaacattaatAACGGGTTCTAGACTCgaaaaaagtccatattttatttAAGATTTGTCAACTTTGaaaacaatataaagtgctaCACAGTACCTTATATCAAACAAATATAACAAAGAGTGATGGATCGACTTTGTATTTACAAACATGCTGAACTGTGCTGTATCCGCTGCTCTGGCAACATGCGCGCACACAGAAGCCACTATGGTGCCCTCCCAAATGATCAGAAATCCTAAACTTTAACAACtttattgctacaataataaacatttaaaaagttCAAATCCACCCACATTGACAAGGAGCATAATGAAAGGAGCAGCCACCCACTCCCACCCTTTTTCATGTGTGCTTTTCTATTTCTTAAAGGGCAGAATCTGTCATATCTTCTCCTTGCTGTGCAATAACTCTTTTTTGGcatatttttccagaaaagtccaGTGTTTTCACAATTAAAGAGCCTGCTTTGTTAATCTTTGTCAGTCCTATTTGCAAGCGCCATTATTGTACACTACTCCTCGCAAATAGTCTTCTTTTTAATCCACAGGGATTTTCTCCTTTTTTCTACACTGGTCTGTTGTATTTTTTGGACTCATTTTGCATtaacaaaatagacaaaactAGCCAAAAgtgaaaaaacacacaaaaggcaCTCATACACTCAAAGGCACTGGAGCGCTAAGACGTGAGTATGTCTTGTGCAGGACGTGAGTGGAAGGTTCCGCTTCCGCTACAATGATACACACTGCGTTTCTGTCTGCATGCGCTAAAATTAATGACCAAGTCCTTACACATAGACATGGTTTGCACATGGAGGCATACTTGGCCAATCCAAAAGTATGTAAATCGAAAAGTTCGCAAATTGATGGGTTCTTAAATCGAGGTTCCATTGTAGTGTTATTATCTGTGCCTTCTAGTGTGCTGAAATAACATCACTTTTGTTCACTACATTATTTTTCATGTCTGAGTGTGGTGCAGCATGATGACATGTCATATTATATATCTTGCATTccacatataaataatatatgctGCGTTTTTCTAGTACACAGGTGGAGGGCGATGTCAAAGAGGAAATCCTGCAGCCCCCTGAGCCTCATCCAGTACCCCCCATACTGACCCCGTCCCCACCATCAGCCTTCCCCACGGTCACCAGCGTTCGCCAGGACAACGACCGCTACCACCCCAAACCTGTCATACACGTCCTGGCTACTGCACAACAGAACGTGACACAGGTGAATGTGGTGTCAGGTGAGATGCATTTTAGGTGCCTGTGCTCATGGTAGTTTGTTTCTCTCAGAATAAAGGTGTACAGCAGGGGAAGAACCTATCAGAAGCCACTCAAAACACTCAGACCAGCCAATCACAACCAAAAGACCAAAAGCAGCAGACCCAGATCTCCAATTTAGATCtaaatgaaaactacaacaacaAAGTTCCTACGACGACGACAAAGTCAGAATCGGGCCAAAGCCTGACTTCCTGCTCCCCTCAGTCGCCAGCTGCCGAGTGCTGCGGCGCGCCACGCATCGAGAAGAAGCTCAGCATTGAGATTAAGAAGGTGCCTTTGCAGGAAGGACTTCGTAGTTTTGACACTTCCTCTTCAGCGGGAGTAGGCGGCGTTTGCGGCTCGTCCAACAGTGGGGGGGCGCTGCAGAGAAGCCACGCTTTCAAGGCCCGCTCCGGACACTCCCTGCTCACCTCCAGCTCCTCTCTGTCCGAGGACTCGGGGACAGAGGTGGGAGTGGGCGGTTTGGAAGTAGGAGCACTCGCCAGACCCAACCACCTTCCAGTGATGGGTGAAAAAGTGGAGCTAAAAGGGAGCCTGGCAACTTGGAGTCAACCCTGCAGTAGCCCGGAGAAAACTTTGCCAAAGACGTCCTCGTCCTCATCCTTTTCTGATCACGTGGCCctgtcttcctcctcctcttcttcctcctccactCCAGTTCGGACTGCCCTGAGCTTCACCAACCCGCTGCACTCGGATAACTCAGATGATGAACAGGGCGATGGAGAGATGTTCGCAGCGGGCAAAGAGAGCTGTCACATCAGCGTCTCAACGGCGACGGTTAAGTCTCTTCACATTGGGGACCACCAGCTGGTGCGAAAGGTTTCACCCATGTCCATCGCCGGGCAGAGCTCTTCGTCACCCACTTTGGCCATTGCAAGTACGCCAATCCAGCTGCTTTTTCAAAGTACAGTACAAAGTTACCCTTTGATGTACAGTAGTACCTTGTTTTTCAAAGGATTCCGTTTTCGGAGCAAATCTTCACCCGAAAGTTTGAGCGATTATCGTACAGCTTAACATTGCGCCTAACCAACTAGTCCGTGTCCCCGCATGACATTCCACGAAATCTTTAGCACTGGTGACTCAGTTTTGTCGTTATTGATTATTACATTCTTTTCAGTCCAGATCTGCTCATTGTGCTTTATTATTTCTCTCAACTTACTATTTCGAAATCCTTTTGACTCTGTCGTCCTTTGCTTACCTAAGTCTCACGGCTTTTTTTAATAAGTATAGCTTCAAAATGATACACCATGAAAGTATAAGTACCAGCACTTTGaccaagaaggtgagaaacactattaaaTTCAGTAAGAAACAGTTTTTCTTGGATATGTTAAAGTACATCCACATCTTACAAGCGCGTGCTTCTTGTTAACATCACCACCACATTAAATTTCGGCAGTGTTAAAAAGTGATAAAAATATTCAGCCAAAAGTCGAAAATACAACTTTGGGCCTTGTGTGGCAAAATATTATTGGTCACTAAAAGTTTGTGCATcgctaaaaacaataaaaaaaatatgtttgtgtTCTATCAATTTTATTTGCATGTCAAAAGTAATGACTGTATTCATCCAGTTTTTTTATTGCAGCGTCGATACagccagtgagtgtgccacaTGCTCCTTGAGACAACATTTACCTGTCACTGGCATTGTGTTAATGTTTTTGGATGTCTAATCTCGGAAAGATTAATAGGATTCACTTGGTTTCTTTTGGGAAAAATTGCTTGTGTTTTCGGATGATTTGGTCTTCGGCCCTTTTGGAAATAATTAAAAACGAAAACCGCGGTACTACTGTACATTGAATATACTGTACTGTAAGAATGATGCTTGATAAGGTAACGTTGTCAAAGTCGCTTAAATCTCACTAGTTTCCCTTGTAATCGCGATTCTAATGTTGTGTTAACGAGGGGGCATGCTAATGAGTGCACACAGTAGCCTAATCGTTAGCATTCATCCGCTTCCTTTTGCAGGAGTGAGCTTGTGGTGCAAGTTGTGTGCATGTGGAATGGTGATGGAACAGTAACAGTGCATGGTAAACATTGAACACAGTAATGATTGCTGTGCTGGGGTCAGATTAGAGCACATAATCCCTATTTTTAAATACTTGGAAGGCCATCATGTCGTCCTGCAGCATCCAGTGCTTCCAGTATTTAAAGGCAGTTCTAAAGGGGCGTGAAGGCTGCTTGCTGGTTTCTCTTCTAATCTCTGCTTTGTGAGGTCAGGCTGCTTGGTGGCTGCTTGTTTCCTCACTGATTTGATCCTCCCATCAACCAATCTATTAGACCAAGACTATGCTCATCTGACATCTGACCTTTTTAACCCAGACTGCTGGGACAGTGACGACTCCCCTCCCCCCCTCCCAGAGAGGACCCCCGAGTCCTTCATACTGGCCACAGGTGCGTTTGTGGCGGTGAGGCCTCCTGGATGCAACGCAGGAGCTAAACTCAAGCAAAGTAGATCAAAGTTCAGTGGGATTGAGGTCAAGTTCTTCCACACCCTACTCATCCAAACACGCCTGTATGGCGCTTGCTTTGTGCACAACACAGAAGGccataatataaaatatatgtatccGGTGTTGGGTTAAAATTAGATATGCTATTTGTACAACACCAGAGTGCGCTCTTCGCATATGTTTGTTGATAAAAGGAAGTACAAAAAAATGAACGAATGCGGAGTTTACAGATtgctttttattgattttaaaatttgaatgaatgaatgagtgaagTTTACTTTTGATTCCATGATGAATTtcaaatgtttgctttttttctcCCTTCAGACCCTCTTGAAGTGCGGACAGCAACCTCAGCCGAGTGGACTGGTTCACTCAAAGGTGTGTCCCCTGACAAAAATTGTCAATTGTCTTTtcaattcattcactccaatatgagaataatttcatttttttcatacacgagagcgttttatttttttgcacacacTCATCTGTCAGTGCTGCAAACACGATAACTATTTCAACTAAAAAAGTACACAATAATTAAAAATCCTGAATACAGATGGTGAATCCAAATGAGCTCCAAAATCTAATCAATTGTTCCCAATCACATTTGGCACTTATGGGCACATAAACTATTGAGTTATCTATAGCAATATGAAGAAATCAAGTGAAGCCTCGTGCCAGTCGTTCACTATCTTTGTCTCGGTAGGTGGATGCTAGCTTACACACCGGTGGCAGATGCTGGTCTTTCAAGTGGGGAAGCTAATTTTCAGCTATTCTCTAAACATGAATGCAGTCTTCAATAGCAGATAAAATACATACATAGGCTAGATTTCCCAAAGAAAACGTCACTTGAGGATTGTATAATTGTCCATATCAACTTGGAACAATGGAATGAAAGTTGGAAAATGCTCTGGCAGTGATTTATATTTCAAGATCTCTGATTCTCTCATTTTGCTGtcaatcaaaaagggattcgGCTTCAGACAAATCATCCAATTATCATGCGGAAGTTCAACGTCCAGTTCGGCCAAGGCCACACCCACTTTCCATACAC
This genomic interval carries:
- the LOC133560611 gene encoding tyrosine-protein phosphatase non-receptor type 12-like isoform X7, giving the protein MAQADILTKFIQGVKAMTEGDDERGEDNFGSDFMRLRRLSTKYRTEKIYPTNVGECEENVKKNRYKDILPFDHTRVKLMLKTTNHDTDYINANFIKGMDGPEAYIATQGPLPNTVVDFWRMNWEYNVAVIVMACREFEMGRKKCERYFPLLGEPVSFGPFKISCESEQARTDYFIRTLLVEYENETRRLTQFHYINWPDHDVPSSFDSILDMISLMREYQENDDVPICVHCSAGCGRTGAICAIDYTWNLLKAGKIPEDFNVFRLIQEMRTQRHSAVQTKEQYELVHRAIAQLFTKQLQLLESSTNVQIHDVMDESSPDKAGHQSDDERWDTPPPKPPRIRSTQVEGDVKEEILQPPEPHPVPPILTPSPPSAFPTVTSVRQDNDRYHPKPVIHVLATAQQNVTQNKGVQQGKNLSEATQNTQTSQSQPKDQKQQTQISNLDLNENYNNKVPTTTTKSESGQSLTSCSPQSPAAECCGAPRIEKKLSIEIKKVPLQEGLRSFDTSSSAGVGGVCGSSNSGGALQRSHAFKARSGHSLLTSSSSLSEDSGTEVGVGGLEVGALARPNHLPVMGEKVELKGSLATWSQPCSSPEKTLPKTSSSSSFSDHVALSSSSSSSSSTPVRTALSFTNPLHSDNSDDEQGDGEMFAAGKESCHISVSTATVKSLHIGDHQLVRKVSPMSIAGQSSSSPTLAIANCWDSDDSPPPLPERTPESFILATGAFVAVRPPGCNAGAKLKQSRSKFSGIETLLKCGQQPQPSGLVHSKQISVSV
- the LOC133560611 gene encoding tyrosine-protein phosphatase non-receptor type 12-like isoform X8 encodes the protein MAQADILTKFIQGVKAMTEGDDERGEDNFGSDFMRLRRLSTKYRTEKIYPTNVGECEENVKKNRYKDILPFDHTRVKLMLKTTNHDTDYINANFIKGMDGPEAYIATQGPLPNTVVDFWRMNWEYNVAVIVMACREFEMGRKKCERYFPLLGEPVSFGPFKISCESEQARTDYFIRTLLVEYENETRRLTQFHYINWPDHDVPSSFDSILDMISLMREYQENDDVPICVHCSAGCGRTGAICAIDYTWNLLKAGKIPEDFNVFRLIQEMRTQRHSAVQTKEQYELVHRAIAQLFTKQLQLLESSTNVQIHDVMDESSPDKAGHQSDDERWDTPPPKPPRIRSTQVEGDVKEEILQPPEPHPVPPILTPSPPSAFPTVTSVRQDNDRYHPKPVIHVLATAQQNVTQNKGVQQGKNLSEATQNTQTSQSQPKDQKQQTQISNLDLNENYNNKVPTTTTKSESGQSLTSCSPQSPAAECCGAPRIEKKLSIEIKKVPLQEGLRSFDTSSSAGVGGVCGSSNSGGALQRSHAFKARSGHSLLTSSSSLSEDSGTEVGVGGLEVGALARPNHLPVMGEKVELKGSLATWSQPCSSPEKTLPKTSSSSSFSDHVALSSSSSSSSSTPVRTALSFTNPLHSDNSDDEQGDGEMFAAGKESCHISVSTATVKSLHIGDHQLVRKVSPMSIAGQSSSSPTLAIANCWDSDDSPPPLPERTPESFILATGAFVAVRPPGCNAGAKLKQSRSKFSGIETLLKCGQQPQPSGLVHSKISVSV
- the LOC133560611 gene encoding tyrosine-protein phosphatase non-receptor type 12-like isoform X9, coding for MAQADILTKFIQGVKAMTEGDDERGEDNFGSDFMRLRRLSTKYRTEKIYPTNVGECEENVKKNRYKDILPFDHTRVKLMLKTTNHDTDYINANFIKGMDGPEAYIATQGPLPNTVVDFWRMNWEYNVAVIVMACREFEMGRKKCERYFPLLGEPVSFGPFKISCESEQARTDYFIRTLLVEYENETRRLTQFHYINWPDHDVPSSFDSILDMISLMREYQENDDVPICVHCSAGCGRTGAICAIDYTWNLLKAGKIPEDFNVFRLIQEMRTQRHSAVQTKEQYELVHRAIAQLFTKQLQLLESSTNVQIHDVMDESSPDKAGHQSDDERWDTPPPKPPRIRSTQVEGDVKEEILQPPEPHPVPPILTPSPPSAFPTVTSVRQDNDRYHPKPVIHVLATAQQNVTQNKGVQQGKNLSEATQNTQTSQSQPKDQKQQTQISNLDLNENYNNKVPTTTTKSESGQSLTSCSPQSPAAECCGAPRIEKKLSIEIKKVPLQEGLRSFDTSSSAGVGGVCGSSNSGGALQRSHAFKARSGHSLLTSSSSLSEDSGTEVGVGGLEVGALARPNHLPVMGEKVELKGSLATWSQPCSSPEKTLPKTSSSSSFSDHVALSSSSSSSSSTPVRTALSFTNPLHSDNSDDEQGDGEMFAAGKESCHISVSTATVKSLHIGDHQLVRKVSPMSIAGQSSSSPTLAIANCWDSDDSPPPLPERTPESFILATDPLEVRTATSAEWTGSLKADKCECIKKRAESASADIKADLGGVR
- the LOC133560611 gene encoding tyrosine-protein phosphatase non-receptor type 12-like isoform X16, whose protein sequence is MAQADILTKFIQGVKAMTEGDDERGEDNFGSDFMRLRRLSTKYRTEKIYPTNVGECEENVKKNRYKDILPFDHTRVKLMLKTTNHDTDYINANFIKGMDGPEAYIATQGPLPNTVVDFWRMNWEYNVAVIVMACREFEMGRKKCERYFPLLGEPVSFGPFKISCESEQARTDYFIRTLLVEYENETRRLTQFHYINWPDHDVPSSFDSILDMISLMREYQENDDVPICVHCSAGCGRTGAICAIDYTWNLLKAGKIPEDFNVFRLIQEMRTQRHSAVQTKEQYELVHRAIAQLFTKQLQLLESSTNVQIHDVMDESSPDKAGHQSDDERWDTPPPKPPRIRSTQVEGDVKEEILQPPEPHPVPPILTPSPPSAFPTVTSVRQDNDRYHPKPVIHVLATAQQNVTQNKGVQQGKNLSEATQNTQTSQSQPKDQKQQTQISNLDLNENYNNKVPTTTTKSESGQSLTSCSPQSPAAECCGAPRIEKKLSIEIKKVPLQEGLRSFDTSSSAGVGGVCGSSNSGGALQRSHAFKARSGHSLLTSSSSLSEDSGTEVGVGGLEVGALARPNHLPVMGEKVELKGSLATWSQPCSSPEKTLPKTSSSSSFSDHVALSSSSSSSSSTPVRTALSFTNPLHSDNSDDEQGDGEMFAAGKESCHISVSTATVKSLHIGDHQLVRKVSPMSIAGQSSSSPTLAIANPLEVRTATSAEWTGSLKDKCECIKKRAESASADIKADLGGVR
- the LOC133560611 gene encoding tyrosine-protein phosphatase non-receptor type 12-like isoform X12 — its product is MAQADILTKFIQGVKAMTEGDDERGEDNFGSDFMRLRRLSTKYRTEKIYPTNVGECEENVKKNRYKDILPFDHTRVKLMLKTTNHDTDYINANFIKGMDGPEAYIATQGPLPNTVVDFWRMNWEYNVAVIVMACREFEMGRKKCERYFPLLGEPVSFGPFKISCESEQARTDYFIRTLLVEYENETRRLTQFHYINWPDHDVPSSFDSILDMISLMREYQENDDVPICVHCSAGCGRTGAICAIDYTWNLLKAGKIPEDFNVFRLIQEMRTQRHSAVQTKEQYELVHRAIAQLFTKQLQLLESSTNVQIHDVMDESSPDKAGHQSDDERWDTPPPKPPRIRSTQVEGDVKEEILQPPEPHPVPPILTPSPPSAFPTVTSVRQDNDRYHPKPVIHVLATAQQNVTQNKGVQQGKNLSEATQNTQTSQSQPKDQKQQTQISNLDLNENYNNKVPTTTTKSESGQSLTSCSPQSPAAECCGAPRIEKKLSIEIKKVPLQEGLRSFDTSSSAGVGGVCGSSNSGGALQRSHAFKARSGHSLLTSSSSLSEDSGTEVGVGGLEVGALARPNHLPVMGEKVELKGSLATWSQPCSSPEKTLPKTSSSSSFSDHVALSSSSSSSSSTPVRTALSFTNPLHSDNSDDEQGDGEMFAAGKESCHISVSTATVKSLHIGDHQLVRKVSPMSIAGQSSSSPTLAIANCWDSDDSPPPLPERTPESFILATGAFVATLLKCGQQPQPSGLVHSKISVSV
- the LOC133560611 gene encoding tyrosine-protein phosphatase non-receptor type 12-like isoform X11, whose translation is MAQADILTKFIQGVKAMTEGDDERGEDNFGSDFMRLRRLSTKYRTEKIYPTNVGECEENVKKNRYKDILPFDHTRVKLMLKTTNHDTDYINANFIKGMDGPEAYIATQGPLPNTVVDFWRMNWEYNVAVIVMACREFEMGRKKCERYFPLLGEPVSFGPFKISCESEQARTDYFIRTLLVEYENETRRLTQFHYINWPDHDVPSSFDSILDMISLMREYQENDDVPICVHCSAGCGRTGAICAIDYTWNLLKAGKIPEDFNVFRLIQEMRTQRHSAVQTKEQYELVHRAIAQLFTKQLQLLESSTNVQIHDVMDESSPDKAGHQSDDERWDTPPPKPPRIRSTQVEGDVKEEILQPPEPHPVPPILTPSPPSAFPTVTSVRQDNDRYHPKPVIHVLATAQQNVTQNKGVQQGKNLSEATQNTQTSQSQPKDQKQQTQISNLDLNENYNNKVPTTTTKSESGQSLTSCSPQSPAAECCGAPRIEKKLSIEIKKVPLQEGLRSFDTSSSAGVGGVCGSSNSGGALQRSHAFKARSGHSLLTSSSSLSEDSGTEVGVGGLEVGALARPNHLPVMGEKVELKGSLATWSQPCSSPEKTLPKTSSSSSFSDHVALSSSSSSSSSTPVRTALSFTNPLHSDNSDDEQGDGEMFAAGKESCHISVSTATVKSLHIGDHQLVRKVSPMSIAGQSSSSPTLAIANCWDSDDSPPPLPERTPESFILATGAFVATLLKCGQQPQPSGLVHSKQISVSV
- the LOC133560611 gene encoding tyrosine-protein phosphatase non-receptor type 12-like isoform X14; the encoded protein is MAQADILTKFIQGVKAMTEGDDERGEDNFGSDFMRLRRLSTKYRTEKIYPTNVGECEENVKKNRYKDILPFDHTRVKLMLKTTNHDTDYINANFIKGMDGPEAYIATQGPLPNTVVDFWRMNWEYNVAVIVMACREFEMGRKKCERYFPLLGEPVSFGPFKISCESEQARTDYFIRTLLVEYENETRRLTQFHYINWPDHDVPSSFDSILDMISLMREYQENDDVPICVHCSAGCGRTGAICAIDYTWNLLKAGKIPEDFNVFRLIQEMRTQRHSAVQTKEQYELVHRAIAQLFTKQLQLLESSTNVQIHDVMDESSPDKAGHQSDDERWDTPPPKPPRIRSTQVEGDVKEEILQPPEPHPVPPILTPSPPSAFPTVTSVRQDNDRYHPKPVIHVLATAQQNVTQNKGVQQGKNLSEATQNTQTSQSQPKDQKQQTQISNLDLNENYNNKVPTTTTKSESGQSLTSCSPQSPAAECCGAPRIEKKLSIEIKKVPLQEGLRSFDTSSSAGVGGVCGSSNSGGALQRSHAFKARSGHSLLTSSSSLSEDSGTEVGVGGLEVGALARPNHLPVMGEKVELKGSLATWSQPCSSPEKTLPKTSSSSSFSDHVALSSSSSSSSSTPVRTALSFTNPLHSDNSDDEQGDGEMFAAGKESCHISVSTATVKSLHIGDHQLVRKVSPMSIAGQSSSSPTLAIANCWDSDDSPPPLPERTPESFILATGAFVAVRPPGCNAGAKLKQSRSKPS
- the LOC133560611 gene encoding tyrosine-protein phosphatase non-receptor type 12-like isoform X10, with the protein product MAQADILTKFIQGVKAMTEGDDERGEDNFGSDFMRLRRLSTKYRTEKIYPTNVGECEENVKKNRYKDILPFDHTRVKLMLKTTNHDTDYINANFIKGMDGPEAYIATQGPLPNTVVDFWRMNWEYNVAVIVMACREFEMGRKKCERYFPLLGEPVSFGPFKISCESEQARTDYFIRTLLVEYENETRRLTQFHYINWPDHDVPSSFDSILDMISLMREYQENDDVPICVHCSAGCGRTGAICAIDYTWNLLKAGKIPEDFNVFRLIQEMRTQRHSAVQTKEQYELVHRAIAQLFTKQLQLLESSTNVQIHDVMDESSPDKAGHQSDDERWDTPPPKPPRIRSTQVEGDVKEEILQPPEPHPVPPILTPSPPSAFPTVTSVRQDNDRYHPKPVIHVLATAQQNVTQNKGVQQGKNLSEATQNTQTSQSQPKDQKQQTQISNLDLNENYNNKVPTTTTKSESGQSLTSCSPQSPAAECCGAPRIEKKLSIEIKKVPLQEGLRSFDTSSSAGVGGVCGSSNSGGALQRSHAFKARSGHSLLTSSSSLSEDSGTEVGVGGLEVGALARPNHLPVMGEKVELKGSLATWSQPCSSPEKTLPKTSSSSSFSDHVALSSSSSSSSSTPVRTALSFTNPLHSDNSDDEQGDGEMFAAGKESCHISVSTATVKSLHIGDHQLVRKVSPMSIAGQSSSSPTLAIANCWDSDDSPPPLPERTPESFILATDPLEVRTATSAEWTGSLKDKCECIKKRAESASADIKADLGGVR